Proteins encoded together in one Aminipila butyrica window:
- the uvrB gene encoding excinuclease ABC subunit UvrB, with the protein MGEFKIISDFKLMGDQPEAVDRLTEGVRKGKKHQTLLGVTGSGKTFTIANLIERVQKPTLVISHNKTLAAQLCGEFKEFFPNNAVEYFVSYYDYYQPEAYVPSTDTYIEKDSDINDEIEKLRHSATAALAERKDVIIVASVSCIYGLGSPFDYENQMLSLRPGMEKSRHDILRKLVDIQYTRNDMAFARGTFRARGDVIDIYPAGAENAVRIELFGDEIETIKELNPVTGEILGLRNHVAIYPASHYVTSKENMEKAIVTIQEELKEQVTWFKDRGKLLEAQRIEQRTHYDLEMLREVGSCKGIENYSRHINGLPPGNRPYTLIDYFPEDFLLVIDESHVMLPQLHAMYAGDRSRKSSLVDYGFRLPSALDNRPLQFEEFEKLVRQAVYVSATPAKYEVESSGGISAEQVIRPTGLLDPSIEIRRSEGQIDDLIGEINSVTEKGERVFITTLTKKMSESLTDYLKNVGIRVKYLHSEIDTLERMEILRDLRLGVFDVLVGINLLREGLDIPEVSLVVILDADKQGFLRTETSLIQTIGRAARNAQGRVIMYADGISDAMKRAIDETERRRGIQQAYNEQHGITPTTVKKAVRAIIEATKAAEEELEYYAGKTPLELTKKELAEYVKKLEKEMKQAAGDLQFERAAQLRDLIFEYKVKL; encoded by the coding sequence ATGGGAGAATTTAAAATAATTTCAGATTTTAAGCTGATGGGGGATCAGCCAGAGGCCGTCGATCGGCTGACAGAGGGCGTTCGCAAGGGGAAAAAACATCAGACTCTGCTGGGGGTCACCGGCTCCGGAAAGACGTTTACCATCGCCAACCTTATTGAGCGGGTACAGAAGCCTACGTTGGTGATTTCACACAATAAAACGCTGGCGGCTCAGCTCTGCGGAGAATTCAAAGAATTTTTCCCTAACAATGCGGTGGAGTATTTTGTCAGCTACTATGATTATTATCAGCCGGAAGCCTATGTGCCTTCCACCGATACGTATATTGAAAAGGATTCGGATATAAACGATGAAATTGAAAAGCTTCGCCATTCGGCTACAGCCGCTTTAGCAGAGAGAAAAGATGTCATTATCGTGGCCAGCGTTTCCTGCATCTATGGCTTGGGAAGTCCTTTTGATTATGAGAATCAGATGCTGTCTCTGCGACCGGGCATGGAGAAAAGCCGACACGATATTTTGCGAAAGCTGGTAGACATCCAGTATACCAGAAACGATATGGCTTTTGCCAGAGGGACCTTCCGGGCTAGAGGTGATGTCATTGACATCTATCCGGCAGGAGCGGAAAATGCAGTGCGCATCGAGCTGTTCGGAGACGAGATTGAGACCATCAAGGAGTTGAATCCGGTGACGGGAGAAATTTTGGGCTTGCGAAACCATGTGGCTATTTATCCGGCTTCACATTATGTTACTTCTAAGGAAAATATGGAAAAAGCCATCGTGACGATTCAGGAGGAACTGAAGGAGCAGGTGACCTGGTTTAAGGACCGGGGCAAGCTGCTGGAGGCCCAGCGAATCGAGCAACGGACTCATTATGATTTAGAAATGCTTCGGGAAGTGGGCAGTTGTAAGGGCATCGAAAACTATTCCCGACACATCAACGGACTGCCGCCAGGCAATCGGCCATACACGTTAATTGACTATTTTCCAGAAGACTTTCTGCTGGTCATCGATGAATCTCATGTAATGCTTCCTCAGCTTCACGCCATGTACGCTGGAGACCGGTCCAGAAAATCTTCTTTAGTGGATTATGGTTTCCGGCTGCCCTCTGCCTTGGATAACCGGCCACTGCAATTTGAAGAATTTGAAAAGCTGGTTAGGCAAGCTGTATATGTCAGCGCCACCCCGGCAAAATATGAGGTGGAGAGCAGCGGCGGCATTTCAGCAGAGCAAGTGATTCGACCGACAGGTCTGTTGGATCCGAGTATTGAGATTCGCCGATCAGAGGGGCAGATTGACGATCTCATTGGGGAAATCAACAGCGTGACGGAGAAAGGGGAACGGGTCTTCATCACCACCCTGACGAAGAAGATGTCTGAGAGTTTGACCGACTATTTGAAAAACGTGGGCATTCGGGTTAAATACCTTCACTCGGAGATCGATACCCTGGAGCGGATGGAAATCCTGCGAGACCTGCGGCTGGGTGTCTTTGATGTGCTGGTAGGCATCAACCTGCTGCGGGAAGGCTTGGACATACCGGAGGTTTCTCTGGTCGTGATTTTGGATGCAGATAAGCAAGGCTTTCTGCGGACAGAGACTTCTCTGATTCAGACCATCGGGCGGGCAGCCAGAAATGCTCAGGGACGAGTAATCATGTATGCAGACGGTATCAGCGATGCCATGAAGAGGGCCATCGACGAGACGGAGCGAAGACGGGGCATACAGCAGGCTTACAACGAGCAGCATGGCATTACACCGACCACAGTAAAGAAAGCCGTGCGGGCGATCATCGAAGCTACCAAGGCTGCCGAGGAAGAACTGGAATATTACGCCGGCAAGACTCCGCTGGAACTGACCAAGAAAGAGTTGGCGGAATATGTGAAGAAACTGGAAAAAGAGATGAAGCAGGCTGCCGGAGACCTGCAGTTCGAACGGGCAGCTCAGCTGAGAGACTTAATTTTTGAATATAAGGTCAAGCTGTAA
- a CDS encoding citrate/2-methylcitrate synthase, with protein sequence MSDNYEAFTTEKERLIDRLSEEKAFCMSKARELNRTDIIPDSLYIEKDVKRGLRNANGTGVIVGLTKVGEVIGYEFDPQGNKIAIDGKLYYRGYDVEDIFNNCVQENRFGFEEVTYLLLFGELPTKSELAEFNTMLGSKRELPRGFARDMILTAPSHSIMNKLARSVLAMYSYDDNPDDTSVENVLRQSLSLIGHFPALIAYGYQAKRSSFYNESLHLHNPIPELTTAENILRMLRPTGEYTDIEAKLLDLSLILHAEHGGGNNSTFATHLVSSSGTDTYSAIAAAVGALKGPKHGGANIAVINMMHDLYQNVKDITNESQIEDYLVKVLRGEANDHSGLIYGLGHAIYTISDPRAILLKGMAKKLAESKGLEDAFHVYEFIESQGAALYKEVKGIDKPMPANVDLYSGFVYRALNIPVDIATPLFATARLSGWCAHRLEEIITGRRLMRPAYNGVQPYLNYVPIQNR encoded by the coding sequence ATGAGTGACAATTACGAAGCTTTTACAACAGAAAAGGAAAGGCTTATCGACCGGTTGTCCGAAGAAAAGGCCTTCTGTATGAGCAAGGCCAGGGAATTGAACCGGACTGACATCATTCCGGATTCCCTCTACATTGAAAAAGATGTGAAGCGCGGTCTGCGGAACGCCAACGGAACAGGAGTTATTGTGGGATTGACCAAAGTCGGTGAAGTTATCGGCTACGAGTTTGACCCACAGGGAAACAAGATTGCTATCGACGGCAAACTCTATTACAGAGGCTATGATGTGGAGGATATATTTAACAACTGTGTCCAGGAAAATCGCTTTGGCTTTGAGGAAGTTACCTATCTGCTCCTCTTCGGAGAACTGCCTACTAAAAGTGAGCTGGCCGAATTTAATACCATGCTGGGGTCCAAACGGGAACTGCCCCGAGGCTTTGCCCGAGACATGATTCTGACAGCTCCGTCCCACAGCATTATGAACAAACTGGCCCGGAGCGTACTGGCCATGTATTCCTACGATGACAACCCCGATGACACCTCTGTAGAGAATGTTCTGCGCCAGTCCCTCAGTTTAATCGGGCACTTTCCTGCCTTGATTGCTTATGGCTACCAGGCAAAACGCTCCTCTTTCTACAACGAAAGTCTTCATCTGCACAATCCGATTCCGGAGCTGACCACAGCAGAAAACATCCTGCGTATGCTTCGCCCTACCGGAGAATATACGGATATTGAAGCCAAACTGCTGGATTTGTCCCTGATACTCCATGCTGAACATGGCGGCGGTAATAACTCCACTTTTGCCACTCACTTGGTCTCCTCCTCGGGTACAGATACCTATTCAGCCATTGCCGCCGCCGTAGGCGCCCTAAAAGGGCCAAAACACGGAGGAGCGAATATCGCTGTTATTAACATGATGCACGACTTGTATCAAAATGTGAAAGATATTACAAATGAATCCCAGATTGAGGACTACTTGGTGAAGGTTCTCCGAGGGGAAGCCAACGACCATAGCGGTCTGATTTACGGCCTTGGACACGCCATCTATACCATCTCCGACCCTCGAGCCATCCTGTTGAAGGGGATGGCCAAGAAGCTGGCGGAGAGCAAAGGGCTGGAAGATGCCTTTCACGTGTACGAATTCATTGAAAGTCAGGGAGCAGCCCTCTACAAGGAGGTCAAAGGCATAGATAAACCAATGCCTGCCAATGTGGACCTATACTCTGGCTTCGTGTACCGAGCGCTGAACATTCCCGTAGATATTGCCACACCGCTGTTTGCCACCGCCAGACTTTCCGGCTGGTGTGCCCATCGGCTGGAGGAGATTATCACTGGTCGGCGGCTCATGCGGCCTGCTTATAACGGTGTACAGCCATACTTAAACTATGTGCCTATTCAGAACCGCTGA
- a CDS encoding prepilin peptidase, translating into MFPLFLLSLLYSLAILFSFRQLPASWLCDYGEAPARCYDQTRLQGGLQFIFIFCFTLVSMSLFLPATGANLLSPASFLLILLLAHICLSDISYQIIPDQHVGLILLMGLFIWPPAGLLSKLVGLTVGALPFLLLLLAGLLLRGQEWIGLGDVKLMGSLGFFLGAQGIIAVHALSGLLSGLLTFCLLIIRLLTRKGGLPTFLPLAPCISLAFVICCGYPQWWS; encoded by the coding sequence ATGTTTCCATTATTTCTTCTGAGCCTGCTCTATTCCCTAGCCATCCTCTTTAGTTTTCGGCAGCTGCCAGCCAGCTGGCTCTGCGATTATGGAGAGGCACCCGCGCGCTGCTATGACCAGACCCGCTTGCAAGGGGGGCTGCAATTCATTTTTATCTTCTGCTTTACACTGGTCAGCATGAGTTTGTTTCTACCTGCCACAGGAGCCAATTTGCTGTCTCCAGCGTCCTTTCTGCTGATTCTGCTGCTGGCTCACATCTGCTTGTCAGATATAAGTTATCAAATTATTCCCGATCAGCATGTGGGACTCATCCTGCTGATGGGACTTTTCATCTGGCCTCCAGCTGGATTGTTGAGTAAGCTGGTCGGGCTGACCGTCGGGGCCCTGCCCTTCCTGCTTCTGCTGCTGGCGGGTTTGCTCCTTCGGGGTCAGGAGTGGATTGGCCTAGGGGATGTGAAACTTATGGGCTCCTTGGGTTTTTTTCTGGGGGCTCAAGGGATTATAGCTGTACATGCCCTCAGCGGCCTTCTCAGCGGTTTGCTGACTTTCTGCCTGCTGATCATTCGCTTGCTGACAAGAAAAGGCGGCCTGCCAACCTTCCTTCCCCTGGCTCCCTGTATCAGCCTGGCTTTCGTTATCTGCTGCGGCTATCCACAGTGGTGGAGTTAG
- a CDS encoding helix-turn-helix domain-containing protein, which translates to MLEQVEAVQRMQDYIERNLFESITLAELSTVSLFSPWYSYRLFVSQVGMTPADYIRKFRLSKSALKLRDSTCKIAEVAFEMGFGSVDGYQRAFQREFGCNPREYATNPMPVYLFTPYGVKFRHVERRKAMENLKNVFIQVIEKPARKVIIKRGVKAAEYWAYCEEVGCEVWGLLQSIHSISGEPVCLWLPASYKKAGTSEYVQGVEVSLDYRGMIPEGFDLIELPAAKYLMFQGEPFEPEDYCLAIEEIQASIEKYDPTLIGYSWDNQNPRIQLEPIDTRGYIELVAVKTV; encoded by the coding sequence ATGTTGGAGCAGGTAGAGGCGGTACAGCGCATGCAGGATTATATTGAAAGGAATCTATTTGAAAGTATTACGCTGGCGGAACTTTCAACGGTATCTTTGTTTTCTCCATGGTATTCTTATCGGCTGTTTGTCAGTCAGGTTGGTATGACGCCTGCGGATTATATCCGCAAGTTTCGGCTGTCAAAATCCGCGCTAAAGTTGCGAGACAGCACTTGCAAAATTGCGGAGGTAGCCTTTGAAATGGGCTTTGGCAGTGTGGACGGGTACCAACGGGCCTTTCAACGGGAATTTGGCTGCAATCCAAGGGAGTACGCCACCAATCCCATGCCGGTGTATTTGTTCACCCCTTACGGCGTAAAGTTTAGGCATGTCGAAAGGAGAAAAGCTATGGAAAATCTGAAAAATGTATTTATTCAAGTCATCGAAAAGCCTGCTCGCAAGGTTATTATCAAAAGAGGAGTGAAGGCAGCAGAGTATTGGGCCTACTGTGAAGAAGTTGGCTGTGAAGTATGGGGGCTGCTTCAAAGTATCCATTCTATCAGCGGAGAGCCAGTTTGTCTCTGGCTTCCGGCATCTTATAAAAAAGCAGGAACCTCGGAATATGTTCAAGGAGTTGAAGTCTCCTTGGACTACCGCGGCATGATACCAGAGGGGTTTGACCTGATTGAGTTGCCAGCTGCAAAATACTTGATGTTTCAAGGAGAGCCTTTTGAGCCAGAAGACTATTGTCTCGCTATTGAGGAAATACAGGCTTCTATTGAGAAGTATGATCCGACTTTGATCGGCTATTCCTGGGATAATCAAAATCCGCGCATTCAACTAGAGCCCATTGATACCAGGGGATATATTGAATTGGTTGCTGTTAAAACGGTGTAA
- a CDS encoding TetR/AcrR family transcriptional regulator — MEPVASMAGKNESKRVQETKGRIRDAFLQLYLKKRIEKITIKEISDLAQVNRGTFYAHYQDIYDLKEKVEEEAIQELKVHALPVMQALITRKTIEEVVLPWKFFYENQRLLELFFGERAEVSTVRRLKTIMQETVVNTFGLDKGISPGNRLKLEYALEYVASAQVGIISHWFRKGLKPSMAELSQMMIQFNLAGPITYVTEELKKIQGAEGGI; from the coding sequence ATGGAACCAGTAGCATCAATGGCAGGAAAGAACGAATCTAAGCGAGTTCAGGAGACCAAGGGGCGAATACGGGATGCGTTTTTACAGCTATATCTGAAAAAGCGTATCGAAAAAATTACCATTAAAGAAATCAGCGATCTGGCCCAAGTTAACAGGGGAACATTTTATGCCCATTATCAAGATATTTACGACTTAAAAGAAAAGGTCGAGGAGGAAGCCATTCAGGAGCTGAAGGTCCACGCCTTGCCGGTAATGCAAGCGTTGATTACCAGAAAGACCATTGAAGAGGTCGTCCTGCCCTGGAAATTCTTTTATGAAAATCAACGCCTGCTGGAGCTGTTTTTCGGGGAACGGGCAGAGGTCAGCACCGTTCGTCGGTTAAAGACCATCATGCAGGAGACCGTAGTGAATACCTTTGGTCTGGACAAAGGCATCAGCCCAGGGAACCGGTTGAAACTGGAATATGCGCTAGAGTACGTGGCTTCTGCTCAGGTGGGTATCATCAGCCATTGGTTTAGAAAAGGCCTGAAGCCTTCTATGGCGGAATTGAGCCAGATGATGATTCAGTTCAATCTTGCCGGGCCTATCACCTATGTAACGGAGGAATTGAAGAAGATACAGGGGGCAGAGGGTGGTATCTGA
- a CDS encoding HlyD family secretion protein — protein sequence MEKKKIAAAAIVLVLVGAGIFYTQIQNSGGYKGQVEGVMVSHATEVSGKIRESSIQLGGTIKKGDILAVIDDTNQQYVVEQLRLNLQKAKLAVSNSKVGAGGVADNNYTAAQASYDSAQALAQKAKTDYQRAKSLYETDAISQEALDSAKVADDTAAAAEAAAAAKLKNAGDKSATSSAQLDVAILESQLHQQEDLLKKYTITAQCDGILMSQNYREGDVVAVGYDIADISSQAERYVVIYYPKEKLAQIQLGQKAQVGWTGHTLTGTVQYLDVKAQYTPKDMQTAANRNQKTLRVKILLPADSDLQVGQRVNVKV from the coding sequence ATGGAAAAAAAGAAAATAGCTGCCGCCGCAATCGTGCTGGTTTTGGTTGGTGCTGGAATCTTTTACACACAGATTCAAAATAGCGGTGGATATAAAGGGCAGGTAGAGGGCGTGATGGTATCTCACGCCACAGAAGTTTCTGGCAAGATCAGAGAGAGTTCAATCCAATTAGGCGGGACTATCAAAAAGGGCGATATTCTTGCGGTTATCGATGATACCAATCAGCAATATGTGGTGGAGCAGCTGAGGCTGAACTTGCAAAAGGCCAAATTAGCTGTCTCAAATAGCAAGGTTGGAGCCGGGGGCGTAGCGGATAATAATTATACGGCTGCCCAAGCCAGCTACGATAGTGCTCAGGCTCTAGCCCAGAAGGCCAAAACGGATTACCAGCGGGCGAAGTCTTTATACGAGACGGATGCCATTTCTCAGGAAGCGTTGGACAGCGCCAAGGTGGCTGACGATACGGCAGCGGCGGCAGAGGCAGCGGCTGCTGCTAAGCTAAAGAACGCCGGCGACAAGTCGGCCACCAGCAGTGCCCAGCTGGATGTGGCCATTTTGGAAAGTCAGTTGCACCAGCAAGAGGATTTATTGAAGAAATACACGATTACGGCCCAATGTGATGGTATCCTTATGAGCCAGAATTATCGAGAAGGCGATGTGGTAGCTGTCGGATACGATATTGCGGACATTTCTTCTCAGGCGGAGCGATATGTGGTCATCTATTATCCAAAAGAAAAGTTAGCTCAGATTCAACTTGGGCAAAAGGCCCAAGTGGGCTGGACAGGGCATACACTGACAGGAACTGTTCAATACCTGGATGTGAAGGCCCAGTATACCCCAAAGGATATGCAGACTGCGGCCAACCGAAATCAGAAAACCCTGCGGGTAAAAATCTTGTTGCCAGCAGACAGTGACCTCCAGGTAGGTCAGAGGGTGAACGTAAAAGTATAG
- a CDS encoding ABC transporter ATP-binding protein has protein sequence MADESCILLRGVEKSFGKKRILENIHLAVPYGQIYGLLGPSGCGKSSAVKLIAGIWEATAGEVWVGGKRMPNLQLMRDIGYMAQSDALYGDLSARENLMFFGQLYGIERQRMQKRIQEVIQVVDLTKNLDNPLDSFSGGMKRRLSLAMAILHEPQILILDEPTVGIDPLLRRNIWRELYRMAEEGVTILITTHVMDEAEKCGQLSMMRAGRLLASGTPEQIKEKAGTDTIEDAFLYFSQEQGGGL, from the coding sequence ATGGCGGACGAAAGCTGCATCCTGCTTCGTGGAGTGGAAAAGAGCTTTGGAAAAAAACGGATTTTAGAGAATATTCATCTAGCGGTGCCCTACGGACAAATTTATGGACTGCTGGGTCCTTCTGGCTGCGGCAAGTCCTCTGCGGTGAAGCTTATCGCCGGTATCTGGGAGGCGACGGCAGGAGAGGTGTGGGTTGGCGGCAAGAGGATGCCAAACTTGCAGCTGATGAGAGACATTGGCTATATGGCTCAGTCTGACGCATTGTATGGAGATTTATCCGCTAGGGAAAACCTGATGTTTTTTGGGCAGCTCTACGGCATAGAACGGCAGCGGATGCAGAAGCGTATTCAGGAGGTGATTCAGGTGGTGGACTTAACCAAGAATTTAGATAACCCCCTGGACAGCTTTTCAGGAGGAATGAAGCGACGGCTGTCCCTGGCCATGGCTATTTTGCATGAACCTCAGATATTGATCTTGGATGAGCCCACGGTAGGCATTGACCCCTTGCTGCGGAGAAATATTTGGCGGGAATTATACCGAATGGCAGAGGAGGGCGTAACGATTCTCATCACCACCCACGTGATGGATGAAGCAGAAAAATGTGGCCAATTGTCCATGATGCGGGCGGGTCGGCTGCTGGCTTCCGGAACGCCGGAGCAAATCAAGGAAAAAGCAGGGACAGATACGATTGAAGATGCGTTCTTGTACTTTAGTCAGGAGCAAGGAGGCGGGTTATGA
- the nifJ gene encoding pyruvate:ferredoxin (flavodoxin) oxidoreductase: protein MTQSRMKTMDGNTAAAHVSYAFTDVAAIYPITPSSTMSEVVDEWSAYGRKNIFGQTVKVAEMQSEGGAAGTVHGSLAAGALTTTYTSSQGLLLMIPNMYKIAGELLPGVFHVAARTVATHALCIFGDHSDVMSTRQTGFAMLSSGSVQEVMDLGGIAHLASIKSRVPFLHFFDGFRTSHEIQKIEVIGYEEFKKLVDWKAIQEFRDRALNPEHPVIRGTAQNPDIFFQAREASNKFYEAVPEIVVEYMNEIGKLTGRSYKPFDYVGAPDAENIIVAMGSVCETIEETMNKLILEGHRVGLIKVRLYRPFVKEYFMDVLPKTVERIAVLDRTKEPGALGEPLYQDVRTMLYGERNAPEVYGGRYGLGSKDTTPGMVHAIYDNLYHKKPKNHFTIGIEDDVTSRSLPYTEGIAREPEGTIKCKFWGLGSDGTVGANKTAIKIIGDKTNLYAQGYFSYDSKKSGGVTISHLRFGEHPIQSTYLINQADFVACHNQAYLRQYDMLKDLKKGGTFLLNCQWENEKEIGEHLPAKVKRELAKKNINFYAIDAWKYAEGIGLGSRINMIMQAAFFKLTNVIPMEQAVGYLKEGIEKTYKKKGQSVVEMNWKAVDAGINGIKKISIPAEWINAENPKSKPEPLPAFIEEVLIPMNSQEGENLPVSTFKGREDGTFPSGTSAYEKRGVAIHLPQWNKDTCIQCNQCSFVCPHASIRPVVLNEEEKANAPFTFETVPAIGKGMENHHYRIQLSALDCLGCGNCADICPAKEKALVMKPYAEVVKEAENWKFGVTIPNKDKLISKTTIKGSQLAKPYLEFSGACAGCGETPYIKLVTQLYGDRMLIANATGCSSIWGASAPSMPYCKDENGRGPAWANSLFEDNAEYGYGMLLASKQMRERIEHTMKALMELDIAEDLKEAIEEWLEYKEDGAESRAKSDKVMKCIENLRTSDEVIQMLCKRIADNKDFLVKKSVWALGGDGWAYDIGYGGLDHVLASGENINILVFDTEVYSNTGGQASKSTPVAAIAKFAASGKRIKKKDLGMMAMSYGYVYVAQVGMGADKNQLMKAITEAEAYNGPSLIIAYSPCINHGLKKGMGKAQENIKDAVDAGYWHLYRFNPELKQQGKNPFTLDSKAPTANFRDFILGQMRYSSLSREFPDVADKLFDLTEEYAKDRYEGYKRLADSKYPME, encoded by the coding sequence ATGACACAGAGTAGAATGAAAACCATGGATGGAAATACGGCAGCAGCACACGTATCCTACGCGTTTACAGACGTTGCGGCCATCTATCCCATCACTCCTTCGTCCACCATGTCTGAGGTGGTAGACGAGTGGTCCGCGTATGGACGAAAGAATATTTTTGGACAGACTGTAAAAGTAGCAGAAATGCAGTCTGAGGGCGGAGCAGCAGGGACGGTTCACGGTTCCCTGGCAGCAGGAGCCCTGACCACCACTTATACCTCATCTCAGGGGTTGTTGCTGATGATTCCAAACATGTATAAGATTGCTGGTGAACTACTGCCGGGCGTATTCCACGTAGCGGCCAGAACCGTAGCTACCCATGCTCTATGTATATTCGGTGATCATTCTGACGTCATGTCTACTAGGCAGACTGGTTTTGCCATGCTGTCCTCCGGTTCAGTTCAGGAAGTTATGGATTTGGGAGGCATCGCACATTTGGCTTCTATCAAGTCCAGAGTGCCTTTTCTGCACTTCTTTGACGGCTTCCGAACCTCTCACGAGATTCAGAAGATTGAAGTCATCGGTTACGAGGAATTTAAGAAGCTGGTAGACTGGAAGGCTATACAGGAGTTCAGAGATCGGGCATTGAATCCAGAGCATCCAGTTATCCGAGGGACGGCTCAGAATCCAGACATCTTCTTCCAGGCCAGAGAAGCGTCTAATAAATTTTACGAGGCCGTGCCAGAGATCGTTGTAGAATATATGAACGAAATCGGCAAATTGACAGGCAGAAGTTACAAGCCGTTTGACTACGTGGGCGCACCAGATGCGGAAAACATCATTGTAGCCATGGGTTCTGTCTGTGAGACCATTGAAGAGACCATGAACAAGCTTATTTTAGAAGGACACCGGGTAGGCTTGATTAAAGTTCGATTATACAGACCGTTTGTTAAGGAGTACTTTATGGATGTTCTGCCAAAGACGGTAGAACGGATTGCCGTGCTGGACAGAACGAAAGAACCGGGAGCCTTGGGCGAGCCGCTGTATCAGGATGTACGGACCATGCTGTATGGGGAGCGCAATGCACCAGAGGTTTACGGCGGACGGTATGGCTTGGGTTCCAAGGACACGACACCGGGCATGGTACACGCCATCTATGACAACCTGTACCATAAGAAGCCGAAAAATCACTTTACCATCGGTATCGAAGACGATGTGACAAGCAGATCCCTGCCTTACACAGAAGGCATTGCCAGAGAACCAGAAGGTACTATTAAGTGTAAGTTCTGGGGTCTGGGCTCCGATGGTACGGTAGGTGCCAACAAGACAGCCATCAAGATTATCGGTGACAAGACAAATCTTTATGCTCAGGGGTATTTCTCCTACGATTCCAAGAAATCAGGCGGAGTGACAATTTCTCACCTGCGATTTGGAGAGCATCCGATTCAGTCTACTTACCTGATTAATCAGGCGGACTTTGTAGCCTGTCATAACCAGGCATACCTGCGGCAGTATGACATGCTCAAGGATCTGAAAAAGGGCGGAACATTCCTGTTGAACTGTCAGTGGGAAAATGAAAAGGAAATCGGTGAGCATCTGCCGGCAAAGGTGAAGCGAGAGCTGGCAAAGAAAAACATCAATTTCTATGCCATTGATGCGTGGAAATACGCAGAAGGAATTGGTCTGGGCAGCCGCATCAATATGATAATGCAGGCGGCATTTTTCAAGCTGACTAATGTTATTCCGATGGAACAGGCAGTAGGATATTTGAAGGAAGGCATCGAAAAGACCTATAAGAAAAAGGGCCAGAGCGTTGTAGAAATGAACTGGAAGGCTGTGGATGCAGGCATCAACGGTATCAAGAAGATTTCTATTCCGGCAGAGTGGATTAATGCAGAAAATCCAAAGAGTAAGCCAGAACCGCTGCCAGCCTTCATTGAAGAAGTACTGATTCCGATGAACAGCCAGGAAGGGGAGAACCTGCCGGTGAGCACCTTTAAGGGCAGAGAAGACGGCACTTTCCCATCAGGCACCAGCGCTTACGAAAAGCGTGGCGTAGCTATTCACTTGCCGCAATGGAATAAGGATACTTGTATTCAGTGTAACCAGTGTTCTTTTGTATGTCCTCATGCGTCTATCCGTCCGGTCGTGCTCAACGAAGAAGAGAAGGCCAATGCGCCGTTCACCTTTGAGACGGTTCCGGCTATCGGCAAGGGCATGGAAAACCATCATTATCGAATTCAGCTGTCTGCTCTGGACTGTTTGGGCTGCGGAAATTGTGCGGATATTTGTCCGGCCAAGGAAAAGGCTCTGGTAATGAAACCATATGCAGAAGTTGTGAAAGAAGCAGAAAACTGGAAGTTTGGTGTCACCATTCCAAATAAAGATAAACTGATCAGCAAGACCACTATCAAGGGCAGTCAGCTGGCAAAGCCATACTTGGAATTTTCAGGAGCTTGTGCTGGTTGCGGAGAGACGCCATATATCAAACTGGTAACTCAGCTGTACGGTGACCGAATGCTGATTGCTAACGCGACAGGCTGTTCTTCCATCTGGGGAGCCTCTGCTCCTTCTATGCCATACTGTAAGGACGAAAATGGCAGAGGGCCGGCTTGGGCCAATTCTCTCTTCGAGGACAATGCAGAATACGGTTACGGTATGCTGTTAGCCTCTAAGCAGATGCGGGAGCGTATCGAACACACGATGAAGGCTCTGATGGAGCTGGATATTGCCGAGGATTTGAAAGAAGCCATCGAGGAATGGTTGGAATATAAGGAAGATGGTGCTGAATCCAGAGCGAAGAGCGACAAGGTGATGAAGTGCATTGAAAACCTGAGAACTTCTGACGAGGTGATTCAGATGCTGTGCAAGCGCATTGCTGACAACAAGGACTTCTTAGTAAAGAAATCCGTTTGGGCTCTGGGCGGCGACGGCTGGGCTTACGATATCGGTTACGGCGGACTGGACCACGTGCTGGCTTCTGGGGAAAATATCAATATCTTGGTATTCGACACCGAAGTATATTCCAACACCGGTGGTCAGGCATCTAAGTCCACTCCAGTGGCGGCAATCGCTAAGTTTGCAGCTTCCGGTAAGCGGATTAAGAAGAAGGATTTGGGGATGATGGCTATGTCCTACGGCTACGTATATGTCGCACAGGTAGGTATGGGCGCTGACAAAAATCAGCTGATGAAAGCTATTACCGAAGCAGAAGCTTACAATGGTCCATCGCTGATTATCGCTTACTCCCCTTGTATCAACCACGGCCTGAAAAAAGGCATGGGCAAGGCTCAGGAGAACATCAAGGACGCAGTAGATGCAGGGTACTGGCACTTGTATCGCTTCAACCCAGAGTTGAAGCAGCAGGGCAAGAATCCGTTTACCTTGGATTCCAAGGCGCCTACAGCCAATTTCAGGGACTTCATCCTGGGACAGATGAGATACTCTTCTCTGTCCAGAGAATTCCCAGATGTAGCGGACAAATTGTTCGACCTGACGGAAGAATATGCAAAGGATCGGTACGAAGGCTACAAGCGTCTGGCTGATTCCAAGTATCCGATGGAATAA